The following proteins come from a genomic window of Natronosalvus vescus:
- a CDS encoding tyrosine-type recombinase/integrase, producing MSGLEPISPSEAVDLYLEARDDAAENTMEAQTYRLRAFVMWCDEEGIANLNELSGRDMYAYRVWRREGGYSGQELKNVTLRGEMATMRAFLRFCGEIDAVRESLYDQVPLPRSDGDDVSASTLDPDRAIEILDWLEQYEYASRRHVIVLLLWHTGCRVGELRALDIGDVDLEGDRPRADGPAIHFVHRPESDTPLKNKENGERWNAIGAHVAGVLDDYINGPRESVTDEYGRAPLVTTRFGRVSISACRDTLYRVTRPCWRGVECPHEKDVDTCEYTSNGKMSRCPSARSPHDVRSGRVTAHRLADEDRTLVADRMNASEEILDKHYDRRSERQKAEQRRRFIEL from the coding sequence GTGAGCGGTCTCGAGCCGATCAGCCCGAGCGAGGCAGTCGATCTGTACCTCGAGGCCCGCGACGACGCCGCTGAAAACACCATGGAAGCGCAAACCTACCGTCTTCGCGCGTTCGTGATGTGGTGTGACGAGGAGGGAATTGCGAACCTCAACGAGCTGTCCGGTCGCGATATGTACGCCTACCGTGTCTGGCGACGCGAAGGCGGCTACTCCGGCCAGGAACTGAAGAACGTCACTCTCCGCGGCGAAATGGCGACGATGCGCGCGTTCCTTCGGTTCTGTGGTGAGATCGACGCGGTTCGAGAAAGCCTGTACGACCAGGTGCCGCTGCCTCGAAGCGACGGCGACGACGTGAGCGCTTCGACGCTCGATCCTGACCGAGCGATTGAAATCCTCGATTGGCTCGAGCAATACGAATACGCGAGTCGTCGTCACGTGATTGTCCTCTTACTATGGCACACCGGGTGCCGAGTCGGGGAACTCCGCGCGCTCGACATCGGTGACGTCGACCTCGAGGGCGATCGCCCTCGAGCGGACGGCCCGGCGATTCATTTCGTTCACCGACCGGAGAGCGATACGCCGCTCAAGAACAAGGAGAACGGGGAGCGATGGAACGCCATCGGCGCACACGTCGCGGGAGTCCTCGACGATTACATCAACGGGCCTCGAGAGAGCGTGACCGACGAGTATGGACGCGCACCGCTCGTGACGACGAGATTCGGCCGGGTTTCCATTTCGGCGTGTCGTGACACGCTGTACCGGGTAACTCGGCCGTGCTGGCGCGGTGTGGAGTGTCCTCACGAAAAGGACGTCGACACCTGCGAGTACACGTCCAACGGGAAGATGAGCAGGTGCCCGTCGGCTCGATCACCGCATGACGTTCGGAGCGGTCGGGTAACCGCTCACCGGTTGGCAGACGAGGATCGAACGCTCGTCGCCGATCGGATGAACGCGAGCGAGGAGATTCTTGACAAGCACTACGACCGGCGCAGCGAGCGCCAAAAAGCGGAGCAGCGACGGAGGTTTATTGAACTATGA
- a CDS encoding DUF7389 domain-containing protein → MSDENDSLEITVELTRGTSTDDRDKIRAKVSAASVDELDHKVEQVRERLEDWAEDLRGVQPSGETVRDRAALDDDQTTLEEGAA, encoded by the coding sequence GTGAGCGACGAAAACGATTCCCTCGAGATCACAGTCGAACTCACGCGGGGAACCAGCACGGACGACCGCGACAAGATCCGTGCGAAAGTTTCCGCAGCGAGTGTCGACGAACTGGATCACAAAGTCGAGCAGGTTCGCGAACGGCTCGAGGATTGGGCTGAAGATCTGCGCGGTGTACAACCATCGGGCGAAACCGTTCGCGACCGGGCCGCTCTCGACGACGATCAAACCACGCTCGAAGAGGGTGCCGCATGA
- a CDS encoding winged-helix domain-containing protein, giving the protein MSLKDGLILEFLAEHDLELPAKPLYKNLNRHGHKIGYSTVRQRLNELEAHGLIQRVGEGGYYEISDKGRAWIAGDLEADDLE; this is encoded by the coding sequence ATGAGTTTGAAAGACGGACTGATCCTCGAGTTCCTCGCTGAACACGATCTCGAGCTTCCGGCAAAGCCGTTGTACAAGAATCTCAACCGCCACGGCCACAAAATTGGGTATTCGACCGTTCGCCAGCGGCTAAACGAGTTGGAGGCACACGGGCTGATTCAGCGCGTCGGCGAGGGTGGGTACTACGAGATCTCGGACAAAGGACGGGCGTGGATAGCGGGCGACCTCGAGGCCGACGACCTCGAGTAG
- a CDS encoding type IV pilin — MRMESKFETEDESSSRAVSPVIGVILMVAITVILAAVIAAFVLDLGSSAGESAPTANFEFDGDQTVTHTGGDSIDPDELSVVYDDKDESWDNGDPVSAGDSHNLAEDPGDNEIRIVWESGSSSQTLATLND; from the coding sequence ATGCGTATGGAAAGCAAATTCGAAACCGAAGACGAATCGTCCAGCCGGGCGGTATCGCCGGTCATCGGGGTTATCCTGATGGTCGCGATCACCGTGATTCTGGCTGCAGTGATTGCGGCGTTTGTATTGGATCTTGGTAGTTCAGCAGGAGAATCAGCACCGACTGCAAATTTTGAGTTTGATGGGGATCAAACTGTAACCCATACTGGTGGTGATTCTATTGATCCTGATGAGTTGTCCGTCGTATATGATGACAAAGACGAATCATGGGATAATGGTGATCCTGTATCCGCGGGAGATTCACACAACCTAGCTGAGGATCCAGGCGATAATGAGATTCGAATTGTGTGGGAATCTGGAAGCAGCTCACAGACTTTGGCTACACTTAACGATTAA
- a CDS encoding type IV pilin, whose translation MKLSQKLIGDEEERAVSPVIGVILMVAITVILAAVIAAFVLDLGGSAGQTAPTTQFEWDEYEDEDDYYIAITHTGGDNIELSDINIGGDFSESDLNMEKSTNGLVDADGLTDEEMSAGNTLVFDRTEGGAEDPDLTAEGKTISFNWESDGTSSTLSDYTTRNDVGEE comes from the coding sequence ATGAAATTAAGTCAAAAACTCATTGGCGACGAAGAGGAACGAGCGGTTTCACCTGTGATAGGTGTCATATTGATGGTGGCTATCACTGTAATTTTAGCTGCTGTTATCGCAGCATTTGTCCTGGATCTGGGTGGAAGTGCTGGTCAAACGGCACCAACCACACAGTTTGAATGGGACGAATACGAAGATGAAGATGATTACTATATAGCTATTACACACACTGGCGGGGACAACATTGAACTATCGGATATCAATATAGGAGGTGATTTCTCTGAAAGCGATCTTAATATGGAGAAGAGTACTAATGGTTTAGTTGATGCTGATGGATTAACCGACGAAGAAATGAGTGCTGGAAATACCTTGGTCTTTGACCGAACTGAAGGTGGAGCAGAGGATCCAGATCTTACCGCCGAAGGTAAAACTATTTCCTTCAATTGGGAAAGTGATGGCACATCTTCAACGCTCAGTGATTATACCACTCGGAATGATGTAGGTGAGGAATAA
- a CDS encoding tyrosine-type recombinase/integrase, which produces MNLQQHRNRDDMKVWLSQTEVAQLLETASNTQQRLAYSLGARCGLRSHEILDVSPEDVVDTDAGTMLRVWHGKGDKFRETPVPRDLATTIRTVADVRDASTDQPLLEISSTRSLRRWLSQTAGELHQETGDDGWLYLGMHDLRRTWATSLASNDVDPLLVIDWGGWNDLETFLEHYRGTYSPKAQQREREKVDWL; this is translated from the coding sequence ATGAATCTTCAGCAACATCGCAACCGCGACGACATGAAAGTCTGGCTCAGCCAGACCGAAGTTGCACAGCTCCTCGAGACCGCTTCCAACACCCAACAGCGACTGGCTTACTCACTGGGTGCTCGCTGTGGGCTCCGGTCTCACGAAATTCTCGACGTCTCACCGGAAGACGTCGTCGACACTGACGCCGGAACGATGCTTCGTGTCTGGCACGGGAAAGGCGACAAGTTCCGCGAGACGCCCGTTCCACGTGACCTGGCGACGACGATTCGGACAGTGGCCGACGTACGGGATGCGTCGACTGATCAGCCGTTGCTCGAGATCTCGTCCACCAGATCGCTCCGGCGCTGGCTCAGTCAGACCGCTGGAGAACTCCACCAGGAGACCGGCGACGACGGCTGGCTGTATCTCGGGATGCACGATCTCCGGCGGACGTGGGCGACCTCGCTCGCGAGCAACGACGTCGACCCGCTCTTGGTGATCGACTGGGGTGGGTGGAACGATCTCGAAACGTTTCTCGAGCACTACCGTGGGACGTACTCGCCGAAGGCTCAGCAGCGGGAACGTGAAAAAGTTGACTGGCTCTGA
- a CDS encoding winged helix-turn-helix transcriptional regulator, producing the protein MSVDNPVGPEDYSNVTGTCQETFPEPVAHGAGVMNNFADLERRDRGKPAGERGTLYARALDYWRENVGSPENEPHVAVDDFEADWLPEGDYALELTSSRWKAGTGHGDDYRAFYEQHIKLREWGVDDNGEPTLRKPAIALHVEIMPQYKDMVYKSGDPLECPHGEGTRVIGWTTWAEDPFQIENRMYDALREIYGDDALDLDSRVFDSRRMAKAEAHIRFSLEKKAAAVETIDQSKQLIDWGGESEIDARQRRVKEGWLEAIVESDRWNLLGFDPQRYSTELKIYQIEDWHERPRSDPFAHPKLEASFSGVDRGKLPHIHDWDEVMDHLRTVVATHAQWAGIRRSDLVGDDYFDGPVAAPFSFERPTGRRQMLRRRYEDLATEIYREALKESTTSVYDILRVISEETGASYDCLEERTGLARSTIRYHVARLSEAGVVKRLGNPVLVVFVSQAVLERAREIVREVRPDDMAEDMNERADERRERREEQQEHSGEDSDAPDEEAARDASNGGEIGFMYLMELSASLADIAQEYDRQRLDDRDIRVRADPLPDRLR; encoded by the coding sequence GACGCGATCGGGGAAAGCCAGCTGGCGAACGCGGCACCCTGTATGCTCGAGCGTTGGACTACTGGCGAGAGAACGTTGGGAGCCCGGAGAACGAGCCACACGTTGCCGTGGACGACTTCGAGGCCGACTGGTTGCCCGAAGGTGACTACGCGCTCGAACTCACGTCCTCACGCTGGAAGGCCGGTACCGGCCACGGAGACGATTACAGAGCGTTCTACGAACAGCACATCAAGCTTCGAGAGTGGGGTGTAGACGACAACGGCGAGCCAACGCTTCGAAAGCCCGCGATAGCGTTGCACGTCGAGATCATGCCCCAGTATAAGGACATGGTGTACAAATCGGGTGATCCGCTCGAGTGCCCCCACGGCGAGGGAACCCGCGTGATCGGGTGGACGACGTGGGCTGAAGATCCATTCCAAATCGAGAACCGCATGTACGATGCACTCCGGGAAATCTACGGTGACGACGCTCTCGACCTGGATAGCCGTGTTTTTGACTCTCGTCGAATGGCGAAAGCCGAAGCACATATTCGGTTCAGCCTCGAGAAGAAGGCCGCCGCCGTCGAGACGATCGACCAGTCCAAGCAGCTCATCGACTGGGGTGGCGAGTCCGAGATCGACGCTCGACAGCGCCGCGTGAAAGAAGGCTGGCTCGAGGCGATCGTCGAGAGCGATCGGTGGAACCTGCTGGGGTTCGATCCGCAACGATACAGCACCGAGCTCAAAATCTACCAGATCGAAGACTGGCACGAGCGTCCGCGGAGCGATCCGTTCGCCCATCCGAAGCTCGAGGCGTCGTTTTCGGGTGTCGACCGCGGAAAGCTACCTCACATTCACGACTGGGATGAGGTAATGGATCACCTGCGTACGGTCGTCGCGACGCATGCGCAATGGGCCGGAATCCGCCGGTCTGACCTCGTGGGCGACGACTACTTTGATGGGCCGGTTGCCGCGCCGTTCAGCTTCGAGCGGCCGACAGGCCGCCGACAGATGCTTCGACGTCGGTACGAGGATCTGGCTACAGAGATCTACCGCGAGGCGCTGAAAGAGTCGACGACGTCCGTCTACGACATCCTCCGGGTGATCAGCGAGGAGACCGGCGCGAGTTACGACTGCCTCGAGGAGCGCACTGGGCTGGCGAGGTCGACGATCCGCTACCACGTTGCCCGGCTGTCCGAGGCCGGTGTCGTGAAGCGGCTCGGGAATCCCGTCCTGGTGGTATTCGTGAGCCAGGCTGTCCTCGAGCGGGCTCGTGAGATCGTTCGCGAAGTCCGTCCCGACGACATGGCCGAAGACATGAACGAGCGGGCGGACGAGCGCCGTGAGCGCCGCGAGGAGCAACAGGAGCACTCGGGTGAGGATTCGGACGCACCCGACGAGGAAGCCGCCAGGGACGCCAGCAACGGTGGTGAGATCGGCTTCATGTACCTCATGGAACTGAGTGCGTCGCTCGCGGACATCGCCCAGGAGTACGACCGGCAGCGGCTCGACGATCGCGACATCCGCGTTCGGGCTGATCCGCTACCAGATCGACTCCGGTAG